One genomic segment of Candidatus Fukatsuia endosymbiont of Tuberolachnus salignus includes these proteins:
- a CDS encoding TcdA/TcdB catalytic glycosyltransferase domain-containing protein, with product MTESDLATKISLFFIQNHSLLKTTTEEKLVTALVDYLASSAERFTKPVPRMENPKKEMEKLSGLLYLLEKSKYSNFYQRNLVRSITRRIATISVPVPEEMHFMSLVKLEAVQLDYINLWAQQNASNYKINIWMDSGTLLAGELAERLQEVAIKHSLNAEYRSNEAFKTHLMEWQSRAYKSIVAKMSLIDSSKKGNQKFSFDQAVSFFLEDNGLAKPGELEKIRRANAESFHISVEKLKKSIPHRDRKNINLIDFYSMRDQPHYLLYIRELASRGNLLAATDISRLMLLQEHGGLYLDTDVLPTFNKWLFSLVTKFDSAGTTDTRNHEVIMRVILDELTERGKMPGRAAVIASENHGGYLDPLQDRSPHEIRRIRKWVQLVLDRGDSPFLPLNKLTVDPLFQYSYANGNNKAVVAKKDSFFINELLTNLQQIHEVMDKHHVGELDYPIPQETLNTMTTELKAKGLLIHADTLFCYRSEGAITASIPGTDQVAGVSTYHHAYSSLLHNQDIASDSKRSLSRKIFFPFKRAFFLTEEAHRSRLREPGMKSPHYVSHHKSNYDSQYIIQLQDDASVNQMARFLYNKNGDRTAHYCYTQQHQRLVKVNAKPNFAFNGKTRIILIGHGSFMRTMGEEKIVQLLVDANLLAKDTSGAFIAVDRVSLVACNLTESTPIEANRPVQQLTVEQPSEGFVERLYRTFSAKKIKVNSISARDNLVTVDVLGRKWTGVPLNQNAPQNQWYIQWTLVKESSKKLIFTQQDDGKIVSERILETKDIAARTRKIHSSYSGRFGVDYMIKVPDGQKVRLSGKVDEKTVLRLMDNMKKGQVLMAPDCMALVAGMCEGQGIIVNGSERAMSAWQKALQLTKDHDDYLSWLAALDLSSGTTELTFCMEELFPDPEEAFMRLKERYLHDEFDLFCLDLSDPQSAGIIDRDIRKKGAVRGIDLGSVEELLLNTTREVLKLEDELSVHQSKIQRALEIIEGNLLHLSGGRSDTPLYYRSVIIKKSEAATVGVSKLRRKYADKDYLTRLRALSNKPAFRTLFGDPIMLSESLSQANQALLAENHLPAEQWSPLLSATRHDKGYGKYVVPYLHNDGIQEKELLTSSDEFAKMKVFLDQQQEILADYYHLTSNARLIQNKFFSKTEIIGMGVNTVFAIMAIQHWLRNGVTLPSDTPLANILQVHTYVAMTQVGFNATSDSVSSLASLQNAFLRRQILQNRAAFTALKKMGLNSTTLSAPASGSTVLSNVVLNKTGFTAFSRLFQLIALPVGLGLGIADVVLSTIELSKAESEGQRTLAITQLSFSAAGLSLFIGSVIAGLLGLALLVTGLFIVGIALAVAGFFIQQTVVDSLNEAEKVRFIIDYFKNMFTGWGKGGFTLQRGVFVPCQGVVVKQLDLRNPDYISVIFNEEGQQLRNNKEIFSDQPYLNLYRLRDTHKTVTTCAKNNNVADITTLILPNQPRAKINTLSECRILEKQKPEKLPLLPHTDPVDRGIYYLMPSELRLNYLLTNVEILLGNNQYHLIAPGIDPTQPVHSFINQPVYAKDLHYWLRAPEQGPATAVLVLNRAQANMTIICANKQVDWIIDASHIDAIEMKNNAGAGRSRTLKFVRRILKTEGEYSTEVITTITLGNSEKTQISVRLPQGTIKKLDNQQSIFYRVNVADLNVDLSHPATYGERVKTALPHYLQQQNRLNNHAVNYIHLDDYLHHDNQGNAEKIVGCFYPMRQERSTLLYTANHDDTPFNSEIARSHVELIFHNENFAWYRGDITLTLERSRERAGSRGQLIRPVPPTVIESSTYENVFWMSNNRTKKLCKLYLPAIHLPVVNHTTSMVGRPPAALSEITQTQVFAKGILFQHRYTYHTGEMSSGYVSQQIHLICMIDTSSAEGSMTLLEARDLPRNLMTTLSHSDSLEDLHRFMKEKTVNSSAGARFSSLHPGHSSIVKLGLPQTNTTVSIGNRLIWPLPESLHGVTGRIDAKIDSAILYDTRYLTTLAGIVKGDSEDQHHYFWSVTEPDNQQQFYKLYLQKGQSGAREIELTDFGLINTQITNITDCHQGVLISMKQGQGYYLSVDEQLCLQRISKTWHSGDSHWLLSLTAYVGELQAQQGTSFSSESGQKKPNLNIDNVEKLLIMTTSEQKNDRECTVDLQSFSYKEIQLLHRGAGSLHCRCRCSRRHVVILRMGMDLRLLIADKTDTEKVDKMVTIKAVFDPQENSAYSRLQLSFDEGQITANVLASYHTSNTTAESDQSTEETDIFLPVSIVGLSLNT from the coding sequence ATGACCGAGTCAGATCTCGCCACAAAAATAAGTCTATTTTTCATCCAAAATCACAGCCTGCTAAAAACGACTACTGAAGAAAAGCTGGTTACGGCCCTTGTAGACTATCTCGCTAGCAGTGCTGAACGCTTTACCAAACCTGTTCCAAGAATGGAAAACCCAAAAAAAGAAATGGAAAAGTTGAGCGGTCTTCTCTATTTGCTTGAAAAATCTAAATACTCTAACTTTTATCAACGTAATCTCGTGCGTTCCATCACAAGACGTATTGCCACTATTTCAGTACCTGTGCCGGAAGAAATGCATTTTATGTCTTTAGTCAAACTGGAGGCGGTGCAGCTTGACTACATTAATCTTTGGGCACAGCAAAACGCCAGTAATTACAAGATAAATATTTGGATGGATTCGGGCACCCTGTTAGCGGGGGAGCTCGCCGAGCGCCTACAGGAAGTGGCGATTAAACATTCGTTGAATGCAGAATATAGAAGTAATGAGGCCTTCAAAACCCACTTGATGGAGTGGCAAAGCCGGGCTTATAAGAGCATTGTGGCAAAGATGTCACTGATTGATTCCAGTAAGAAAGGCAATCAAAAATTTTCTTTTGATCAAGCAGTAAGCTTCTTTTTGGAAGATAACGGGTTAGCAAAACCCGGTGAGTTGGAAAAAATTCGCCGAGCCAACGCGGAAAGTTTTCATATCAGTGTTGAAAAACTGAAAAAGAGCATACCTCATCGTGATAGGAAAAACATTAATCTGATTGATTTTTACTCGATGCGTGATCAACCTCATTATTTGCTTTATATCAGAGAACTCGCTTCAAGGGGTAACCTGCTTGCTGCAACCGATATCAGTCGTCTCATGCTTTTGCAGGAACATGGTGGCCTCTACCTTGATACCGATGTGCTACCCACGTTTAATAAGTGGCTATTTTCTTTAGTGACTAAATTCGATTCCGCCGGTACAACAGATACGCGTAATCATGAAGTCATTATGCGCGTTATTTTAGATGAGTTGACCGAACGCGGTAAAATGCCTGGGCGTGCTGCGGTTATTGCCAGTGAAAATCACGGGGGGTATCTTGATCCGCTGCAGGACAGAAGCCCTCATGAGATACGACGTATCAGGAAGTGGGTGCAACTCGTTCTGGATCGAGGAGATTCACCCTTTTTGCCACTGAACAAGCTAACTGTCGATCCACTTTTTCAGTACAGTTACGCCAATGGGAATAACAAGGCAGTAGTAGCGAAGAAAGATAGCTTTTTCATCAACGAACTATTAACCAATTTGCAGCAAATACATGAGGTAATGGACAAACATCATGTTGGCGAGCTTGATTACCCGATCCCGCAAGAAACCCTCAACACGATGACCACAGAACTCAAAGCCAAAGGGCTGCTGATCCATGCTGATACGCTGTTTTGTTACCGTTCAGAAGGTGCCATCACAGCAAGTATCCCGGGTACAGACCAGGTTGCAGGCGTTTCCACCTACCATCATGCTTATTCTTCCTTGTTACATAATCAGGATATTGCATCAGATAGCAAAAGATCATTGTCGAGAAAAATTTTCTTTCCTTTTAAGCGTGCTTTTTTCTTGACCGAAGAAGCCCACCGGTCACGTTTGCGTGAACCAGGAATGAAATCGCCTCACTATGTGTCTCACCATAAAAGCAACTACGATAGTCAATACATTATACAGTTGCAGGACGATGCCTCGGTTAACCAAATGGCGCGTTTTCTCTACAACAAAAATGGCGATCGCACTGCCCATTACTGTTATACGCAGCAACATCAGCGCTTGGTAAAAGTGAATGCCAAACCGAATTTTGCATTCAACGGTAAAACACGCATCATCCTGATCGGTCACGGTAGCTTTATGAGAACGATGGGTGAAGAAAAAATCGTGCAATTACTGGTTGACGCCAATTTATTAGCTAAAGATACCTCTGGCGCATTTATTGCCGTTGATCGGGTGAGCCTGGTGGCGTGTAATCTTACCGAATCGACGCCTATAGAGGCTAACAGGCCCGTGCAACAACTGACTGTAGAGCAGCCATCAGAAGGCTTTGTCGAGCGTCTTTATCGCACTTTTTCTGCCAAGAAAATCAAGGTAAATAGTATCAGTGCCCGTGATAATTTAGTCACTGTCGATGTTTTGGGTCGTAAATGGACAGGTGTACCGCTTAACCAGAATGCACCACAAAATCAATGGTATATCCAGTGGACACTCGTCAAAGAGAGTAGCAAAAAACTGATTTTTACGCAGCAGGATGATGGAAAAATAGTCAGTGAGCGTATTCTGGAGACAAAAGATATTGCGGCACGTACCAGAAAGATACATAGCTCTTACAGCGGTCGATTTGGTGTCGATTATATGATTAAGGTTCCCGACGGGCAGAAAGTCAGACTCAGTGGCAAGGTAGATGAAAAAACCGTGCTGAGGCTGATGGATAACATGAAGAAAGGGCAGGTATTGATGGCGCCGGATTGTATGGCATTGGTAGCAGGGATGTGTGAAGGCCAGGGGATTATTGTCAATGGCAGTGAACGTGCCATGTCTGCCTGGCAGAAAGCGTTACAACTCACCAAAGATCATGATGATTATCTCTCCTGGTTGGCTGCACTGGATCTGTCTTCTGGCACGACAGAATTAACTTTCTGTATGGAAGAACTGTTTCCTGATCCAGAAGAAGCTTTTATGCGTTTGAAAGAACGTTATTTGCACGATGAGTTTGATCTGTTTTGTCTCGATTTAAGTGATCCACAGAGTGCCGGTATTATTGATCGTGATATACGCAAAAAAGGGGCAGTTCGTGGCATTGACTTAGGTTCGGTTGAGGAGTTATTGCTTAACACGACCCGAGAAGTCCTGAAACTTGAAGATGAGCTGTCAGTCCATCAAAGCAAAATACAACGGGCGCTTGAAATAATCGAAGGTAATCTTCTCCATCTAAGTGGGGGGAGAAGTGATACCCCGTTATATTATCGTTCCGTGATCATCAAAAAATCAGAGGCAGCGACTGTCGGTGTCAGTAAATTGCGCAGAAAGTATGCTGATAAGGATTACCTCACCCGATTACGTGCTTTAAGCAACAAGCCTGCTTTTCGTACTTTATTTGGCGACCCGATCATGCTCAGTGAGTCACTCAGTCAGGCCAATCAAGCCTTACTGGCTGAAAACCATTTGCCGGCCGAGCAATGGTCGCCGTTACTTTCAGCGACCAGACATGATAAAGGGTATGGCAAGTATGTGGTTCCCTATTTGCATAATGATGGCATTCAAGAGAAAGAGCTCCTTACTTCCAGCGACGAATTTGCCAAAATGAAGGTTTTTTTGGATCAACAACAAGAAATCCTCGCTGATTACTACCACCTGACAAGCAATGCGCGTCTCATACAGAATAAATTCTTTAGCAAAACAGAGATTATCGGCATGGGTGTGAATACGGTGTTTGCGATCATGGCAATCCAGCATTGGTTACGCAATGGTGTGACCCTCCCCAGCGATACACCGCTGGCCAACATTTTACAGGTACATACCTATGTTGCTATGACACAGGTCGGTTTTAATGCCACCAGTGATAGCGTTAGCAGTCTGGCTTCGTTGCAAAACGCTTTTCTACGACGTCAGATCTTACAGAATCGTGCGGCTTTTACCGCATTGAAGAAGATGGGGTTAAACAGTACGACATTAAGCGCCCCTGCATCAGGCAGTACTGTATTAAGCAATGTTGTATTAAACAAAACCGGTTTTACCGCCTTTTCTCGTCTGTTTCAACTCATTGCCTTACCCGTAGGGCTAGGGTTAGGCATTGCCGACGTGGTTCTCAGTACCATCGAACTAAGCAAGGCTGAAAGCGAAGGGCAACGTACCCTTGCAATCACACAGTTGAGTTTCTCGGCTGCAGGTCTGTCACTCTTTATCGGGAGTGTCATTGCCGGCTTGCTTGGCTTGGCGCTACTGGTCACAGGGCTGTTTATCGTCGGTATTGCGTTGGCAGTGGCGGGCTTTTTTATACAACAAACTGTCGTTGATTCACTCAATGAGGCTGAAAAGGTCCGGTTTATTATCGATTATTTTAAAAATATGTTTACCGGTTGGGGAAAAGGTGGTTTTACCTTACAGCGAGGCGTATTCGTGCCCTGTCAGGGCGTGGTAGTCAAACAGTTAGACCTAAGGAACCCAGATTATATTTCTGTCATCTTTAACGAAGAGGGGCAACAACTGCGCAACAACAAAGAAATATTCAGTGACCAGCCTTATCTCAATTTATATCGGTTGCGCGACACACATAAAACCGTTACTACCTGCGCTAAAAACAATAACGTGGCTGACATAACAACCTTGATTTTACCCAATCAGCCACGAGCCAAGATAAACACTCTCTCAGAGTGCCGAATTTTAGAAAAGCAGAAGCCAGAAAAATTGCCGTTGCTCCCCCACACTGATCCGGTTGATAGAGGTATTTACTATTTGATGCCGAGCGAACTCCGCTTGAACTATCTGTTGACCAACGTAGAAATTTTATTAGGCAATAATCAATATCATCTGATTGCACCGGGGATTGACCCAACACAACCGGTACATTCGTTCATCAATCAGCCGGTATACGCGAAAGATTTACATTATTGGCTACGTGCGCCTGAACAGGGGCCAGCGACGGCGGTCCTAGTGCTAAATAGAGCACAGGCGAATATGACGATTATTTGTGCTAACAAACAGGTAGACTGGATCATTGATGCTAGCCATATTGACGCGATTGAAATGAAAAATAATGCAGGTGCAGGGAGGAGTCGTACACTGAAATTTGTGCGTCGTATACTGAAGACCGAGGGGGAATATAGTACTGAAGTTATCACCACCATTACTCTTGGAAATAGTGAAAAGACCCAAATTAGCGTGCGTTTACCTCAGGGTACGATAAAAAAACTGGATAATCAGCAAAGTATTTTTTACCGCGTCAATGTGGCTGATTTGAACGTTGACCTCAGCCATCCCGCAACCTATGGTGAACGGGTAAAAACGGCGTTGCCACACTATCTTCAACAACAGAATAGGCTTAATAACCATGCCGTTAATTATATTCATCTTGATGATTACTTACACCATGATAACCAAGGCAACGCTGAAAAGATTGTAGGTTGTTTTTATCCCATGAGGCAGGAGCGTTCCACTTTACTCTATACTGCCAACCACGACGATACACCTTTCAACAGTGAAATTGCACGCAGTCATGTTGAGTTGATTTTTCACAATGAGAATTTTGCGTGGTATCGCGGTGATATTACTCTGACCCTTGAGCGGTCTCGAGAGCGAGCAGGCAGTCGGGGTCAGCTGATCCGGCCTGTCCCTCCGACCGTTATCGAGTCCAGCACCTATGAAAACGTCTTTTGGATGTCGAACAACCGTACTAAAAAGCTGTGTAAATTATATCTGCCTGCCATTCATCTACCGGTTGTCAATCACACCACCAGTATGGTGGGTCGCCCACCTGCTGCTCTATCAGAGATCACACAAACACAGGTGTTTGCCAAAGGTATCTTGTTTCAGCACAGATATACCTACCATACAGGGGAGATGAGCAGTGGTTATGTTAGCCAACAGATCCATCTGATCTGCATGATTGATACCTCTTCTGCTGAAGGAAGTATGACACTGCTAGAAGCCCGAGACCTTCCCAGAAACCTGATGACGACGTTAAGTCACAGTGATAGCCTTGAGGACCTGCATCGCTTCATGAAGGAAAAAACCGTCAACTCTTCTGCTGGAGCACGTTTCTCTTCATTGCACCCCGGTCACAGTAGTATCGTTAAATTGGGTCTTCCACAGACCAATACAACAGTCTCCATCGGTAACCGGCTGATATGGCCACTGCCTGAGAGTTTACATGGCGTGACTGGCAGGATAGATGCAAAAATTGATAGCGCTATCCTGTATGATACGCGCTACCTGACCACTTTGGCCGGTATCGTCAAAGGAGACAGTGAAGATCAGCACCATTATTTTTGGAGCGTGACAGAACCCGATAATCAGCAGCAGTTTTATAAACTTTACCTACAAAAAGGTCAGTCTGGAGCGCGGGAGATTGAGTTAACTGATTTTGGCTTGATAAATACGCAGATAACCAACATAACAGATTGTCATCAGGGTGTCCTGATCAGTATGAAACAGGGGCAAGGTTATTATCTCTCAGTCGATGAGCAACTCTGTTTACAACGCATCAGCAAAACATGGCACAGTGGTGATAGCCATTGGTTATTATCTTTGACGGCTTATGTCGGTGAATTACAAGCACAGCAAGGCACCTCTTTTTCGAGCGAAAGCGGGCAAAAGAAGCCGAATCTCAATATTGATAACGTAGAGAAATTATTGATAATGACCACCTCGGAGCAAAAAAACGATAGGGAGTGCACGGTTGATCTCCAGTCGTTCTCTTACAAAGAGATACAATTGCTTCATCGTGGGGCGGGATCACTGCACTGCCGCTGTCGATGCTCACGAAGACATGTGGTTATCCTACGCATGGGTATGGATCTGCGGCTACTCATTGCCGATAAAACGGATACAGAAAAAGTCGATAAGATGGTAACCATCAAAGCGGTTTTCGATCCGCAGGAAAACAGTGCTTACTCCAGATTACAGCTCAGTTTTGACGAAGGTCAGATTACAGCCAACGTGCTGGCCTCATACCACACCAGCAATACGACGGCAGAGAGCGATCAGTCTACTGAAGAGACGGATATTTTCCTTCCGGTGTCAATCGTTGGTCTATCATTGAATACATAA
- a CDS encoding IS630 family transposase has translation MKIELTADQKITLEAQHRQSHDRRVCDRIRCVLLSADGWTPPMIAHSQLINETTVRRHLTDYHKLNKLKPENGGSDGYLNAEQTTSLVEHLTQPLYHHNHQIVAYIAGRWNITFTVSGLYKGLKQHGFSYKKPKGVPHKFAVEKQQQFIKTYSELKDAAGNDPILFIDAVHPTQAAKISYGWIRKGQDKTIETTGSRTRLNIMGALNIQNVANPIIRDDETINSENVVHFLSAIRAHYPITTTAHVILEGAGYHRSQLVQDAALTLNIQLHYLPPYSPNLNPIERLWKVMNEQTRNNRYYPSKQSFKNDILNFFEVKLPQMASSLVSRLNDNCQALNPAS, from the coding sequence ATGAAAATAGAGCTGACTGCTGACCAGAAAATTACCCTCGAAGCCCAACATCGTCAAAGCCATGACCGCCGTGTCTGTGACAGGATCCGGTGTGTTTTGTTGTCCGCAGACGGCTGGACTCCCCCTATGATTGCTCACTCACAGCTCATTAATGAAACCACGGTGCGGCGCCACCTTACAGACTATCATAAACTCAACAAGCTCAAGCCTGAAAATGGCGGCTCCGATGGCTATCTCAATGCGGAACAGACCACGTCGCTGGTTGAACATCTCACCCAGCCGCTCTACCACCACAATCACCAAATTGTGGCGTATATCGCTGGACGCTGGAACATCACCTTTACCGTATCAGGTCTGTATAAAGGGTTGAAGCAGCATGGCTTTAGCTATAAAAAGCCGAAAGGTGTTCCGCATAAATTTGCCGTTGAGAAACAGCAGCAATTTATAAAGACCTACAGCGAATTGAAAGACGCCGCGGGTAATGACCCCATACTGTTTATTGATGCCGTTCATCCGACACAAGCCGCAAAAATAAGCTACGGCTGGATACGAAAAGGCCAGGATAAAACGATAGAGACCACCGGGAGCAGAACGCGGTTGAATATCATGGGAGCCTTGAACATCCAGAATGTGGCTAACCCCATAATCCGTGATGATGAGACGATTAACAGCGAAAATGTGGTTCACTTCCTGTCTGCCATTCGCGCGCATTATCCCATCACGACAACGGCACATGTGATCCTCGAGGGTGCAGGCTATCACCGTTCACAGCTTGTGCAAGACGCCGCGCTTACGTTGAATATCCAGCTTCATTACCTTCCGCCGTATAGCCCGAATCTAAACCCGATAGAGCGATTGTGGAAGGTGATGAATGAGCAAACACGAAACAATAGATATTACCCATCTAAACAGAGTTTTAAGAACGATATCTTAAACTTCTTTGAGGTGAAGCTACCACAAATGGCAAGTTCTCTGGTATCTCGCTTAAACGATAATTGCCAGGCGCTAAATCCTGCATCTTGA
- the pepP gene encoding Xaa-Pro aminopeptidase: MIQQKYQQRRKTLLAKMPISSVAVIFSAPQVTRNADCEYPYRQDSNFRYLTGFNEPEAVLVLVKKSEIDTESVLFNRKQDPIAEIWSGRRLGQTAALEQLGIDRALPFDEISEQLYLLLNGVDVVYHAQGQYAYADHILSTTLERLRLGLSKNLRAPATLTDWRPWLHEMRLFKSSEEIAVMRRACEISAGAHTRAMKICRPGLFEYQLEGEIHHEFTRHGARYPAYGTIVGSGDNGCILHYTENKSKLRDGDLVLIDAGCEYQGYAADITRTFPVNGKFSPPQRAIYDIVLASINKALQLFRPGISIHDVNQEVIKLMINRLLDLGILQGNAEELLAKQAHRSFFMHGLSHWLGMDVHDVGNYCSPEKNRILEVGMLLTVEPGLYIAPNAQVPAEYRGIGIRIEDDILITENGNENLTASVVKETGAIEALMAAKN, translated from the coding sequence ATAATTCAACAAAAATATCAGCAGCGCCGTAAGACATTGTTGGCAAAGATGCCGATCAGCAGTGTGGCTGTTATTTTTTCCGCGCCACAGGTAACACGTAATGCAGACTGTGAATATCCTTATCGCCAAGACAGCAATTTCCGTTATTTAACCGGTTTTAATGAACCAGAAGCGGTATTGGTTTTGGTGAAAAAGAGTGAAATTGACACCGAAAGTGTATTGTTTAACCGAAAACAGGATCCCATTGCCGAGATTTGGTCTGGACGACGTTTAGGACAAACGGCAGCACTGGAGCAATTGGGTATTGATCGGGCGTTACCATTTGATGAAATCAGTGAACAACTCTATTTATTGCTCAATGGGGTGGACGTGGTTTATCACGCGCAAGGTCAATACGCTTATGCTGATCACATCCTGTCTACTACATTAGAGCGATTACGTCTTGGCTTGAGTAAAAATTTACGTGCGCCTGCAACATTAACCGATTGGCGTCCGTGGTTGCATGAAATGCGCTTATTTAAGTCGTCAGAAGAAATTGCCGTAATGCGTCGTGCCTGCGAGATCAGTGCCGGTGCCCATACTCGGGCGATGAAAATTTGCCGCCCAGGGCTGTTCGAATATCAGCTTGAAGGTGAAATTCATCATGAATTTACCCGGCATGGTGCCCGTTACCCTGCTTATGGCACCATCGTTGGTAGCGGCGATAACGGTTGTATTTTGCATTACACCGAAAATAAATCTAAGTTGCGTGATGGTGATCTGGTGTTGATTGACGCCGGTTGTGAATATCAGGGGTATGCTGCTGATATCACCCGTACGTTTCCGGTTAACGGTAAATTTAGTCCACCGCAACGGGCAATTTATGACATAGTGTTAGCATCAATTAATAAAGCATTACAATTGTTCAGACCGGGCATCAGTATCCACGATGTAAACCAAGAAGTGATAAAACTTATGATCAACCGGTTGCTAGATCTGGGTATTTTGCAAGGGAATGCTGAAGAATTGCTGGCAAAGCAGGCTCACCGATCATTTTTTATGCATGGTTTAAGCCATTGGTTGGGGATGGATGTTCATGATGTGGGTAATTACTGTTCTCCAGAAAAAAATCGGATCTTGGAAGTCGGTATGTTACTGACGGTAGAACCTGGTTTGTATATTGCTCCTAATGCTCAGGTTCCAGCAGAATACCGTGGCATCGGTATTCGTATTGAAGACGATATTTTGATCACTGAAAATGGTAATGAAAACCTGACGGCCAGCGTGGTAAAAGAAACAGGTGCTATTGAAGCGTTAATGGCGGCAAAAAATTAA
- the hemB gene encoding porphobilinogen synthase, with protein sequence MSDVFPGLFPGRRMRRIRRYDFSRRLMAENQLTVNDLIYPVFVMEGVNRQQAVSSMPDVSRMTIDRLLKEAETIARLDVPIIALFPMIETNLKSLEAKEAYNPRGLIQRTIRELKKAFPELGILTDVALDPYTTHGQDGVIDKHDYVVNDESKKILVLQALSHAEAGADIVAPSDMMDGRIAAIRNQLEAQNWVNMQIMAYSAKYASCYYGPFRDAIGSSKNLQAGDKRTYQMDPANSDEALHEIAQDLQEGADMVMVKPGMPYLDVVRRVKDTFKVPTFAYQVSGEYAMHKAAIANHWLQEKPTIMESLLCFKRAGADGVLTYFAKQAAQWLYDEKMQP encoded by the coding sequence ATGAGTGATGTATTCCCTGGCCTTTTTCCTGGCCGCCGTATGCGACGTATACGGCGTTATGATTTTAGCCGTCGTTTGATGGCTGAAAATCAACTGACGGTAAATGACCTTATTTATCCAGTCTTTGTCATGGAAGGTGTTAATCGCCAACAAGCCGTTTCTTCTATGCCGGATGTATCGCGCATGACCATCGATCGACTGTTAAAAGAAGCGGAAACTATTGCCAGATTGGATGTTCCTATTATTGCTCTCTTTCCAATGATTGAAACGAATCTGAAATCTCTAGAAGCGAAAGAAGCTTATAATCCAAGAGGATTAATACAACGCACTATTCGTGAACTTAAAAAAGCGTTCCCGGAGTTAGGAATTTTAACTGATGTGGCGCTGGATCCCTATACAACTCATGGTCAAGATGGCGTGATTGATAAGCATGACTATGTAGTAAATGACGAAAGTAAAAAAATACTGGTACTTCAGGCACTTTCTCATGCTGAGGCCGGAGCCGATATTGTGGCGCCCAGTGATATGATGGATGGGCGTATTGCTGCTATTCGTAACCAATTAGAAGCTCAAAATTGGGTTAATATGCAGATTATGGCGTATTCAGCGAAATATGCTTCCTGTTATTATGGTCCTTTTCGCGATGCTATTGGTTCAAGTAAGAATCTACAAGCTGGGGATAAAAGAACCTATCAGATGGATCCTGCTAACAGCGACGAAGCATTGCATGAAATCGCTCAGGATCTGCAAGAAGGTGCCGATATGGTGATGGTTAAACCGGGTATGCCTTATCTGGATGTAGTGCGACGCGTTAAAGATACCTTTAAAGTGCCAACGTTTGCCTACCAAGTTTCCGGGGAATATGCCATGCATAAGGCAGCAATTGCAAACCATTGGTTGCAGGAGAAACCAACTATCATGGAATCATTGCTATGTTTTAAACGCGCCGGTGCGGATGGCGTGCTAACCTATTTCGCAAAACAAGCGGCACAGTGGTTATATGACGAAAAAATGCAGCCTTAA
- a CDS encoding helix-turn-helix domain-containing protein: protein MESSGQRIKSRRLKLKLTQKELAKRVGVAHVTISQWERGDTSPRGDRLFSLAEALDCEASWVLRGDSSLAETPTAEVTREKEQLTSKETILLDLFSGLPESEQEQLIKTLEEKKEHYARLLTELLNARDRKKA, encoded by the coding sequence ATGGAAAGTTCTGGTCAACGAATTAAAAGCAGACGCCTAAAACTGAAATTAACTCAAAAAGAGTTAGCGAAAAGGGTAGGCGTAGCGCATGTTACGATTTCACAATGGGAACGTGGCGACACCTCTCCACGCGGCGATCGCTTATTTTCTCTCGCGGAAGCGCTCGATTGTGAGGCTTCCTGGGTGTTACGAGGCGATTCCTCTTTAGCAGAGACGCCGACAGCAGAAGTAACCAGGGAGAAAGAACAACTCACTTCCAAAGAAACAATATTGCTTGATTTATTTTCTGGCCTTCCAGAAAGCGAACAAGAACAATTAATCAAAACGCTTGAAGAGAAAAAAGAACATTATGCCAGGTTATTAACTGAACTGTTAAATGCCAGAGATAGAAAAAAGGCTTAA